A region of Macrobrachium nipponense isolate FS-2020 chromosome 7, ASM1510439v2, whole genome shotgun sequence DNA encodes the following proteins:
- the LOC135217157 gene encoding uncharacterized protein LOC135217157 — translation MMRYTLSLLLAIAVSWARAQDAFFEKYTYAKTMSECFGNSAYEEYLLRIANAKRECGYNPVNFYEPRPTYDDRRYPNTGQTNRPFFTTPTAPPINFQGGYPSTFSSYTPFKGNTPDISGNGFALNFLNKPTGKQTLRRFSYSQRQLYDSEAIQMALRQIGDSLRNFTCVFGQLRLIDQRLNIDYDTMINNYYNSQIDNQLREDLISGINYCRELVSCMPEDKSPVSFELQRLMAFARCERKTRLSACLRRDLRNNLQHFDVSALPDDGQRTSDIEKLLTILVGQESLDQLELY, via the exons ATGATGCGGTACACCTTATCATTATTGCTGGCAATTGCTGTGAGCTGGGCTCGAGCGCAAGACGCATTCTTCGAGAAGTACACCTATGCTAAG ACTATGTCCGAATGCTTCGGAAATTCAGCCTACGAGGAATACTTGCTCAGGATAGCCAACGCGAAGAGAGAGTGCGGATACAACCCCGTCAATTTCTATGAACCTAGGCCTACCTATGACGACAGACGGTACCCAAACACTGGACAGACCAATAGGCCTTTCTTCACTACACCCACTGCACCTCCAATAAAC TTTCAGGGAGGTTACCCTTCTACCTTCTCTTCATATACACCCTTCAAAGGAAATACCCCAGACATCTCTGGCAATGGATTTGCACTGAACTTCCTGAACAAGCCAACAGGAAAACAA ACTTTAAGGAGATTCAGCTATTCCCAAAGACAGCTCTACGATTCAGAAGCCATTCAAATGGCTCTACGGCAGATAGGAGACTCCCTCCGCAACTTCACGTGTGTCTTTGGACAACTCCGGCTG ATTGATCAGAGGCTCAATATCGACTACGACACGATGATCAATAATTACTACAACTCCCAAATTGATAATCAGCTGCGAGAAGACCTTATCAGTGGCATCAACTATTGCAGAGAGCTCGTG AGCTGCATGCCAGAGGACAAATCACCAGTGTCCTTCGAACTCCAGCGCCTCATGGCCTTCGCCAGGTGCGAGAGGAAGACCAGGCTCTCAGCCTGCCTCAGGAGAGACCTCAGAAACAACCTGCAGCACTTCGACGTGTCCGCCCTCCCCGACGACGGCCAGAGGACCTCGGACATCGAGAAATTGTTGACCATCCTCGTGGGGCAGGAGTCTCTAGACCAGCTGGAGTTGTACTGA